One Pseudochaenichthys georgianus chromosome 7, fPseGeo1.2, whole genome shotgun sequence DNA segment encodes these proteins:
- the uckl1b gene encoding uridine-cytidine kinase-like 1 isoform X1 gives MHSLPSYSGARISGCWTLRSDGSGGGEGSLDRLLPAVTTGLSPRKRTTSQCKSEPPLLRTSKRTIYTAGRPPWYNEHGAQSKEAFVIGLCGGSASGKTTVARKIIEALDVPWVVLLSMDSFYKVLSPDQQTMAASNDYNFDHPDAFDFDLLSHTLRKLKQGKSVKIPVYDFTTHGRQKEWKTVYGASVIIFEGIMAFADKKLLQLLDMKIFVDTDSDIRLVRRLRRDITGRGRDIEGVIKQYNKFVKPAFEQYIEPTMRLADIVVPRGGGNMVAIDLIVQHVHSQLEERKLRWDIAALASAHQAQPLPQTLSVLDSTPQVKGMHTIIRNKETSRDEFIFYSKRLMRLLIERALSFLPSQVHLVQTPQGEDYEGRTFDGRRITGVSILRAGETMEPALRAVCKDVRIGKILIQTNQDTGEPELHYLRLPKEISEDHVILMDCTVSTGAAAMMAVRVLLDHDVQENKILLVSLLMAEMGVHSVAYAFPQVKIITTAVDKKVNDLFHIIPGIGNFGDRYFGTDAPPDWSDEEMDEPSY, from the exons ATGCACTCTCTACCATCCTACTCAGGAGCTAGAATATCTGGTTGTTGGACTCTAAGATCTGATGGCAG TGGAGGTGGTGAGGGATCACTGGACCGGCTTCTCCCCGCGGTAACCACAGGCCTTTCACCCAGGAAACGGACCACCAGCCAGTGCAAGTCTGAGCCTCCTCTCCTACGCACCTCCAAAAGAACCATCTACACCGCCGGCCGCCCCCCCTGGTACAACGAGCATGGAGCACAGTCCAAAGAGGCCTTCGTCATTG GTCTGTGTGGCGGCAGCGCTTCAGGAAAGACAACCGTAGCCAGGAAAATAATTGAAGCTCTAGATGTGCCATGGGTTGTCTTACTCTCAATGGACTCTTTCTACAAG GTCCTGTCCCCAGATCAGCAGACTATGGCTGCCAGTAACGACTACAACTTTGATCACCCTGATGCCTTTGACTTCGATCTGCTGAGCCACACCCTGCGCAAACTCAAGCAGGGCAAGAGTGTGAAAATCCCCGTGTATGACTTTACAACTCATGGGAGGCAGAAGGAGTGG AAAACTGTGTATGGAGCCAGTGTTATCATCTTTGAGGGAATCATGGCCTTCGCCGATAAAAAGCTCTTGCAG TTGCTGGACATGAAGATCTTTGTGGACACAGACTCTGACATCCGGCTGGTGCGTCGGTTGAGGAGAGACATCACAGGCCGAGGCCGAGACATCGAGGGCGTCATCAAACAGTACAACAAGTTTGTGAAGCCAGCGTTTGAGCAGTACATTGAACCCACCATGCGGCTGGCAGATATTGTGGTGCCACGGG GCGGTGGCAACATGGTGGCCATCGATTTGATTGTGCAGCATGTCCACAGTCAGCTGGAGGAG AGGAAACTCCGCTGGGATAT AGCAGCACTGGCTTCTGCACACCAGGCCCAACCCCTCCCCCAGACCCTCAGTGTTCTGGACAGCACACCCCAGGTTAAGGGCATGCACACCATCATCAG AAACAAGGAAACCAGCCGCGATGAGTTCATCTTCTACTCCAAGAGGCTGATGCGTCTGCTGATTGAGCGAGCACTCTCCTTCCTCCCCTCGCAG GTCCACTTAGTGCAGACCCCCCAGGGAGAGGATTATGAAGGCAGGACTTTTGACGGGAGGAGG atCACAGGCGTGTCCATCCTGCGCGCCGGGGAGACCATGGAGCCCGCTCTGAGGGCGGTGTGCAAAGATGTCCGCATCGGCAAAATCCTCATCCAAACCAACCAGGACACAGGAGAACCAGAG CTTCATTACCTGCGTCTACCAAAAGAAATCAGTGAAGACCACGTGATCCTGATGGACTGCACTGTGTCCACGGGAGCTGCTGCCATGATGGCTGTGCGAGTCCTCCTG GACCATGACGTTCAGGAGAACAAGATCCTGCTCGTGTCCTTGCTAATGGCAGAGATGGGAGTCCATTCGGTGGCCTACGCATTCCCACAGGTCAAAATCATCACCACTGCTGTCGACAAGAAAGTCAACGACCTCTTCCACATCATACCTGGCATTG GAAACTTTGGGGATCGATACTTTGGAACAGATGCACCCCCCGACTGGAGCGACGAAGAGATGGATGAGCCCAGTTATTGA
- the uckl1b gene encoding uridine-cytidine kinase-like 1 isoform X2: MHSLPSYSGARISGCWTLRSDGSGGGEGSLDRLLPAVTTGLSPRKRTTSQCKSEPPLLRTSKRTIYTAGRPPWYNEHGAQSKEAFVIGLCGGSASGKTTVARKIIEALDVPWVVLLSMDSFYKVLSPDQQTMAASNDYNFDHPDAFDFDLLSHTLRKLKQGKSVKIPVYDFTTHGRQKEWKTVYGASVIIFEGIMAFADKKLLQLLDMKIFVDTDSDIRLVRRLRRDITGRGRDIEGVIKQYNKFVKPAFEQYIEPTMRLADIVVPRGGGNMVAIDLIVQHVHSQLEERELSVRAALASAHQAQPLPQTLSVLDSTPQVKGMHTIIRNKETSRDEFIFYSKRLMRLLIERALSFLPSQVHLVQTPQGEDYEGRTFDGRRITGVSILRAGETMEPALRAVCKDVRIGKILIQTNQDTGEPELHYLRLPKEISEDHVILMDCTVSTGAAAMMAVRVLLDHDVQENKILLVSLLMAEMGVHSVAYAFPQVKIITTAVDKKVNDLFHIIPGIGNFGDRYFGTDAPPDWSDEEMDEPSY; the protein is encoded by the exons ATGCACTCTCTACCATCCTACTCAGGAGCTAGAATATCTGGTTGTTGGACTCTAAGATCTGATGGCAG TGGAGGTGGTGAGGGATCACTGGACCGGCTTCTCCCCGCGGTAACCACAGGCCTTTCACCCAGGAAACGGACCACCAGCCAGTGCAAGTCTGAGCCTCCTCTCCTACGCACCTCCAAAAGAACCATCTACACCGCCGGCCGCCCCCCCTGGTACAACGAGCATGGAGCACAGTCCAAAGAGGCCTTCGTCATTG GTCTGTGTGGCGGCAGCGCTTCAGGAAAGACAACCGTAGCCAGGAAAATAATTGAAGCTCTAGATGTGCCATGGGTTGTCTTACTCTCAATGGACTCTTTCTACAAG GTCCTGTCCCCAGATCAGCAGACTATGGCTGCCAGTAACGACTACAACTTTGATCACCCTGATGCCTTTGACTTCGATCTGCTGAGCCACACCCTGCGCAAACTCAAGCAGGGCAAGAGTGTGAAAATCCCCGTGTATGACTTTACAACTCATGGGAGGCAGAAGGAGTGG AAAACTGTGTATGGAGCCAGTGTTATCATCTTTGAGGGAATCATGGCCTTCGCCGATAAAAAGCTCTTGCAG TTGCTGGACATGAAGATCTTTGTGGACACAGACTCTGACATCCGGCTGGTGCGTCGGTTGAGGAGAGACATCACAGGCCGAGGCCGAGACATCGAGGGCGTCATCAAACAGTACAACAAGTTTGTGAAGCCAGCGTTTGAGCAGTACATTGAACCCACCATGCGGCTGGCAGATATTGTGGTGCCACGGG GCGGTGGCAACATGGTGGCCATCGATTTGATTGTGCAGCATGTCCACAGTCAGCTGGAGGAG CGCGAGCTCAGCGTCAG AGCAGCACTGGCTTCTGCACACCAGGCCCAACCCCTCCCCCAGACCCTCAGTGTTCTGGACAGCACACCCCAGGTTAAGGGCATGCACACCATCATCAG AAACAAGGAAACCAGCCGCGATGAGTTCATCTTCTACTCCAAGAGGCTGATGCGTCTGCTGATTGAGCGAGCACTCTCCTTCCTCCCCTCGCAG GTCCACTTAGTGCAGACCCCCCAGGGAGAGGATTATGAAGGCAGGACTTTTGACGGGAGGAGG atCACAGGCGTGTCCATCCTGCGCGCCGGGGAGACCATGGAGCCCGCTCTGAGGGCGGTGTGCAAAGATGTCCGCATCGGCAAAATCCTCATCCAAACCAACCAGGACACAGGAGAACCAGAG CTTCATTACCTGCGTCTACCAAAAGAAATCAGTGAAGACCACGTGATCCTGATGGACTGCACTGTGTCCACGGGAGCTGCTGCCATGATGGCTGTGCGAGTCCTCCTG GACCATGACGTTCAGGAGAACAAGATCCTGCTCGTGTCCTTGCTAATGGCAGAGATGGGAGTCCATTCGGTGGCCTACGCATTCCCACAGGTCAAAATCATCACCACTGCTGTCGACAAGAAAGTCAACGACCTCTTCCACATCATACCTGGCATTG GAAACTTTGGGGATCGATACTTTGGAACAGATGCACCCCCCGACTGGAGCGACGAAGAGATGGATGAGCCCAGTTATTGA
- the uckl1b gene encoding uridine-cytidine kinase-like 1 isoform X3 produces the protein MENEEITSSVSNSGGGEGSLDRLLPAVTTGLSPRKRTTSQCKSEPPLLRTSKRTIYTAGRPPWYNEHGAQSKEAFVIGLCGGSASGKTTVARKIIEALDVPWVVLLSMDSFYKVLSPDQQTMAASNDYNFDHPDAFDFDLLSHTLRKLKQGKSVKIPVYDFTTHGRQKEWKTVYGASVIIFEGIMAFADKKLLQLLDMKIFVDTDSDIRLVRRLRRDITGRGRDIEGVIKQYNKFVKPAFEQYIEPTMRLADIVVPRGGGNMVAIDLIVQHVHSQLEERKLRWDIAALASAHQAQPLPQTLSVLDSTPQVKGMHTIIRNKETSRDEFIFYSKRLMRLLIERALSFLPSQVHLVQTPQGEDYEGRTFDGRRITGVSILRAGETMEPALRAVCKDVRIGKILIQTNQDTGEPELHYLRLPKEISEDHVILMDCTVSTGAAAMMAVRVLLDHDVQENKILLVSLLMAEMGVHSVAYAFPQVKIITTAVDKKVNDLFHIIPGIGNFGDRYFGTDAPPDWSDEEMDEPSY, from the exons TGGAGGTGGTGAGGGATCACTGGACCGGCTTCTCCCCGCGGTAACCACAGGCCTTTCACCCAGGAAACGGACCACCAGCCAGTGCAAGTCTGAGCCTCCTCTCCTACGCACCTCCAAAAGAACCATCTACACCGCCGGCCGCCCCCCCTGGTACAACGAGCATGGAGCACAGTCCAAAGAGGCCTTCGTCATTG GTCTGTGTGGCGGCAGCGCTTCAGGAAAGACAACCGTAGCCAGGAAAATAATTGAAGCTCTAGATGTGCCATGGGTTGTCTTACTCTCAATGGACTCTTTCTACAAG GTCCTGTCCCCAGATCAGCAGACTATGGCTGCCAGTAACGACTACAACTTTGATCACCCTGATGCCTTTGACTTCGATCTGCTGAGCCACACCCTGCGCAAACTCAAGCAGGGCAAGAGTGTGAAAATCCCCGTGTATGACTTTACAACTCATGGGAGGCAGAAGGAGTGG AAAACTGTGTATGGAGCCAGTGTTATCATCTTTGAGGGAATCATGGCCTTCGCCGATAAAAAGCTCTTGCAG TTGCTGGACATGAAGATCTTTGTGGACACAGACTCTGACATCCGGCTGGTGCGTCGGTTGAGGAGAGACATCACAGGCCGAGGCCGAGACATCGAGGGCGTCATCAAACAGTACAACAAGTTTGTGAAGCCAGCGTTTGAGCAGTACATTGAACCCACCATGCGGCTGGCAGATATTGTGGTGCCACGGG GCGGTGGCAACATGGTGGCCATCGATTTGATTGTGCAGCATGTCCACAGTCAGCTGGAGGAG AGGAAACTCCGCTGGGATAT AGCAGCACTGGCTTCTGCACACCAGGCCCAACCCCTCCCCCAGACCCTCAGTGTTCTGGACAGCACACCCCAGGTTAAGGGCATGCACACCATCATCAG AAACAAGGAAACCAGCCGCGATGAGTTCATCTTCTACTCCAAGAGGCTGATGCGTCTGCTGATTGAGCGAGCACTCTCCTTCCTCCCCTCGCAG GTCCACTTAGTGCAGACCCCCCAGGGAGAGGATTATGAAGGCAGGACTTTTGACGGGAGGAGG atCACAGGCGTGTCCATCCTGCGCGCCGGGGAGACCATGGAGCCCGCTCTGAGGGCGGTGTGCAAAGATGTCCGCATCGGCAAAATCCTCATCCAAACCAACCAGGACACAGGAGAACCAGAG CTTCATTACCTGCGTCTACCAAAAGAAATCAGTGAAGACCACGTGATCCTGATGGACTGCACTGTGTCCACGGGAGCTGCTGCCATGATGGCTGTGCGAGTCCTCCTG GACCATGACGTTCAGGAGAACAAGATCCTGCTCGTGTCCTTGCTAATGGCAGAGATGGGAGTCCATTCGGTGGCCTACGCATTCCCACAGGTCAAAATCATCACCACTGCTGTCGACAAGAAAGTCAACGACCTCTTCCACATCATACCTGGCATTG GAAACTTTGGGGATCGATACTTTGGAACAGATGCACCCCCCGACTGGAGCGACGAAGAGATGGATGAGCCCAGTTATTGA